From Rhododendron vialii isolate Sample 1 chromosome 10a, ASM3025357v1, the proteins below share one genomic window:
- the LOC131303306 gene encoding double-stranded RNA-binding protein 4-like, with the protein MVHLSTIISPQQPAVAEHLNKPVPNQPNNLGERQLYKNRLQEYTQRLGLPFPVYQTTNEGFQHAPRFRSTVLVDGSSYTSTDTFLQRKAAEQDASRVALDELTPKMKDEGRRLICKDTVFCKSILNEYAVKMNLEMPTYTTIQPGGVLPVFVSNLVFNGATYTGDLAKSKKEAEQLAARVVIQSIMGNSDSGTTMSEIIKCKFKLYAPSSEVTDSNNAHNDFMPVSVMPAAVNSGDSLGFPLSKGKELEGTGCTNSMPTTASPKTLSGKLRNVPATFESFHEFKKPKFVPSSEAITPPIVFVPPVLEQSLGVGSSSAKKRNRKNKKAKRKNPA; encoded by the exons ATGGTTCACCTCTCTACGATCATCTCTCCCCAACAACCCGCAGTTGCTGAACATTTGAACAAGCCAGTTCCTAATCAGCCCAACA ATCTTGGAGAACGCCAACTGTACAAGAACCGTTTGCAAGAGTACACCCAAAGATTAGGCTTACCCTTCCCCGTATATCAAACAACTAATGAAGGATTTCAGCATGCCCCGAGGTTTAGGTCCACTGTCTTAGTGGATGGATCATCCTATACTAGTACAGACACATTTCTACAGCGAAAGGCTGCAGAGCAAGATGCTTCCAGGGTGGCATTGGATGAACTAACACCGAAGATGAAAGATGAAGGACGTCGTCTTATTTGTAAG gATACAGTATTTTGTAAATCTATTCTCAATGAATATGCAGTCAAGATGAATCTAGAGATGCCCACTTATACTACAATTCAGCCAGGGGGCGTGCTTCCAGTTTTTGTATCTAATTTGGTATTCAACGGTGCTACTTACACTGGTGACTTAGCCAAAAGCAAGAAAGAGGCTGAGCAGTTGGCAGCACGGGTTGTTATCCAATCTATCATGG GTAATTCTGATTCTGGAACTACTATGTCTGAGATCATTAAGTGTAAATTCAAGCTTTATGCTCCTTCAAGTGAAGTTACAGACTCAAACAATGCCCACAATGACTTTATGCCTGTGTCTGTGATGCCTGCGGCTGTGAACTCAGGAGATAGTTTAGGCTTTCCGCTCAGCAAGGGTAAGGAACTGGAAGGTACTGGGTGTACCAATAGCATGCCAACCACGGCTAGTCCAAAGACATTGTCTGGCAAACTTAGAAATGTTCCAGCAACATTCGAGTCTTTCCATGAATTCAAAAAACCTAAATTCGTACCATCCTCTGAAGCAATCACTCCACCGATTGTGTTTGTGCCTCCAGTGCTCGAACAGTCCCTTGGTGTTGGTTCAAGTTCAGCTAAAAAGAGAAATCGTAAGAACAAGAAGGCTAAAAGGAAAAATCCAGCTTGA
- the LOC131303311 gene encoding transcription factor RHD6-like isoform X2 translates to MALANSNGYTATSSQREESHSVINFKTGYSNSIHNSGSLLIFDQNDQILQNPHPQQHGYTIWEDNYDPIQNYQNQLNPQRTASNSRLLQDIDSVDQCGNAFGWPDSDEANVIPTSGTNREFGTQEACSNKRPHTGESMQPLKKQCSSTGTATRKAKPKPTHQSKDPQSIAAKNRRERITERLKVLQELVPNGSKVDLVTMLEKAISYVKFLQLQVKVLATDEFWPVRGGKAPDISQVKEAIDSILSSHKDRNSSSD, encoded by the exons atggctcTTGCCAATTCTAACGGGTATACTGCCACAAGCTCTCAGCGTGAAGAATCTCACTCTGTGATTAACTTCAAAACAGGGTACAGCAATTCCATTCACAACAGTGGATCTCTTCTTATATTCGACCAAAATGATCAAATCCTACAAAACCCGCACCCGCAACAGCATGGTTACACAATTTGGGAAGACAATTATGACCCGATTCAGAATTACCAGAATCAGCTGAATCCCCAGCGCACCGCCTCCAACTCGCGCCTGTTGCAAGATATCGATAGTGTTGATCAATGCGGCAATGCGTTCGGGTGGCCAGATTCAGACGAGGCAAATGTCATTCCCACAAGTGGAACGAATCGCGAGTTCGGAACACAAGAAGCATGCTCCAATAAGCGTCCTCATAcg GGTGAGAGCATGCAACCTCTCAAGAAGCAGTGCAGCAGCACAGGTACTGCAACAAGGAAGGCAAAACCAAAGCCAACTCATCAATCCAAGGACCCACAAAGTATTGCAGCCAAG AATCGACGGGAAAGGATTACTGAGAGGCTCAAGGTTCTGCAGGAACTTGTTCCCAATGGTTCCAAG GTTGATTTGGTGACCATGTTAGAGAAAGCCATAAGTTACGTCAAGTTTCTTCAATTACAAGTGAAG GTGTTGGCAACAGATGAATTTTGGCCAGTACGAGGAGGAAAAGCTCCTGATATTTCTCAAGTGAAAGAAGCCATTGATTCCATCCTCTCTTCTCACAAGGACAGAAACTCAAGTTCAGATTGA
- the LOC131303311 gene encoding transcription factor RHD6-like isoform X1 — MALANSNGYTATSSQREESHSVINFKTGYSNSIHNSGSLLIFDQNDQILQNPHPQQHGYTIWEDNYDPIQNYQNQLNPQRTASNSRLLQDIDSVDQCGNAFGWPDSDEANVIPTSGTNREFGTQEACSNKRPHTQGESMQPLKKQCSSTGTATRKAKPKPTHQSKDPQSIAAKNRRERITERLKVLQELVPNGSKVDLVTMLEKAISYVKFLQLQVKVLATDEFWPVRGGKAPDISQVKEAIDSILSSHKDRNSSSD, encoded by the exons atggctcTTGCCAATTCTAACGGGTATACTGCCACAAGCTCTCAGCGTGAAGAATCTCACTCTGTGATTAACTTCAAAACAGGGTACAGCAATTCCATTCACAACAGTGGATCTCTTCTTATATTCGACCAAAATGATCAAATCCTACAAAACCCGCACCCGCAACAGCATGGTTACACAATTTGGGAAGACAATTATGACCCGATTCAGAATTACCAGAATCAGCTGAATCCCCAGCGCACCGCCTCCAACTCGCGCCTGTTGCAAGATATCGATAGTGTTGATCAATGCGGCAATGCGTTCGGGTGGCCAGATTCAGACGAGGCAAATGTCATTCCCACAAGTGGAACGAATCGCGAGTTCGGAACACAAGAAGCATGCTCCAATAAGCGTCCTCATAcg CAGGGTGAGAGCATGCAACCTCTCAAGAAGCAGTGCAGCAGCACAGGTACTGCAACAAGGAAGGCAAAACCAAAGCCAACTCATCAATCCAAGGACCCACAAAGTATTGCAGCCAAG AATCGACGGGAAAGGATTACTGAGAGGCTCAAGGTTCTGCAGGAACTTGTTCCCAATGGTTCCAAG GTTGATTTGGTGACCATGTTAGAGAAAGCCATAAGTTACGTCAAGTTTCTTCAATTACAAGTGAAG GTGTTGGCAACAGATGAATTTTGGCCAGTACGAGGAGGAAAAGCTCCTGATATTTCTCAAGTGAAAGAAGCCATTGATTCCATCCTCTCTTCTCACAAGGACAGAAACTCAAGTTCAGATTGA
- the LOC131303312 gene encoding nodulation receptor kinase-like, with product MMEGLVIQNSRLVNCFIICLLISFKSACAQEDFVSIRCCADSNVIDPITNISWITDSEWYPDRSNCQDVTSRAMQNNTVGYGRVRIFSSQIGNNKWCYNLTTVKNQDYLIRGTFISEGTPSKSFFSFNVLIGTTLIGTVNSLFDMEVEGVFKSTGDYINFCLEKDAKVEEGDPYISKLELRPLGNSVYLMQEEPSSVLKLIERVDVGSNELKIRYPNDRYDRIWRKELHTNQEANHTSSSAANINNTETAAPPIQVLQTAVTHPVRLVFLHNDLVPGNNNYNLHLYFLELDDSVQMGQRVFDIFINDEKRQENIDILAGNSNYKAALLNFNADGFLNLTLVKASNGSQLGPIISAYEILRVHPSVQGTVQKDGNRNSNYKADLLNFTVNGFLNLTSVKASNGSQFGPIISTYKMQVHLSVQETAQYDVDVITEVRNELMGDNQNNEVLKTWSGDPCYPISWHGLYCEAVNNSLVITILNISFSNFQGPLPPSMAELTHLKELNVSNNGFTGTIPAFPASSMLTSVDLSHNDLTGNIPGSLISLPYLETLYFGCNPHFSQQLPASLNSSTLTTDDGICGSQGSSHAVHQRVIGAVAGGCSLLAVAVAILVIRFYRKKRKFDNESHPMPKNLIFSLPSIDDLFVKSISIENFTLESIEAATQNYKTLIGEGGFGAVYRGTLPDGQEVAVKVRSATSTQGTREFDNELNLLSAIRHGNLVPLLGYCCENDQQILVYPFMSNGSLQDCLYGEAAKRRTLDWPTRLSIAHGAARGLTYLHTFAGRCVIHRDVKSSNILLDQSMCAKVADFGFSKYAPQEGDSGVSLEVRGTAGYLDPEYYSTHHLSAKSDVFSFGIVLLEMITGREPLNIHRPRNEWSLVEWAKPFIRNSRIDEIVDPSIKGGYHAEAMWRVVEVALACIENFSANRPCMVDIVRELEDALIIENNSSEYLNSISFGVSNGFSIERTIIHPPPTTPAEESPIPSQPAPPQPR from the exons ATGATGGAGGGATTGGTTATTCAAAATTCGAGATTGGTCAACTGTTTCATCATCTGCCTCTTAATATCTTTCAAATCAGCTTGTGCACAAGAAG ATTTTGTGAGTATAAGGTGTTGTGCGGATTCAAATGTTATTGATCCAATTACCAATATAAGCTGGATAACGGATAGCGAATGGTATCCGGATAGATCAAATTGCCAAGACGTAACCAGCAGGGCAATGCAAAACAACACAGTCGGATATGGTAGAGTTCGAATTTTCAGTTCACAGATTGGAAACAACAAATGGTGTTATAACTTGACGACGGTGAAGAATCAAGATTACCTGATAAGGGGAACATTCATTTCCGAAGGGACGCCTTCCAAGTCCTTCTTCAGCTTCAATGTCTTGATTGGTACTACGCTGATAGGAACGGTGAATTCATTGTTTGATATGGAAGTGGAAGGAGTTTTCAAATCTACCGGCGACtacataaatttttgtttaGAGAAGGACGCGAAAGTGGAGGAGGGAGATCCTTACATTTCCAAGCTTGAACTGAGGCCTTTGGGTAATTCGGTTTATCTAATGCAAGAAGAGCCCTCTAGTGTTTTGAAGCTGATTGAGAGAGTTGATGTCGGAAGCAATGAGCTAAAAATCAG GTATCCAAATGACCGGTATGATCGAATttggagaaaggagttgcaTACCAACCAAGAAGCTAACCATACATCATCATCCGCTGCCAACATTAACAACACTGAAACCGCAGCGCCTCCTATCCAAGTGCTACAAACAGCTGTAACACATCCAGTTCGTTTAGTGTTCCTGCACAATGACCTTGTTCCCGGGAACAACAATTACAATCTGCACCTGTACTTTCTCGAGCTCGATGACTCTGTCCAAATGGGTCAAAGGGTGTTCGATATATTCATCAATGATGAGAAAAGACAGGAGAATATTGATATATTGGCTGGAAATTCCAATTACAAAGCAGCCCTATTGAACTTCAATGCAGATGGATTTCTTAATCTGACCTTGGTCAAGGCATCAAATGGATCACAGTTAGGGCCCATTATTAGTGCATACGAGATCTTGCGGGTACACCCATCAGTTCAAGGGACTGTGCAAAAAGATGGTAACCGAAATTCCAATTACAAAGCAGACCTTTTGAACTTCACTGTAAATGGATTTCTCAATCTGACCTCAGTCAAGGCGTCAAATGGATCACAGTTTGGGCCCATTATTAGTACATACAAGATGCAGGTGCACCTATCGGTTCAAGAGACCGCTCAATATGATG TGGATGTCATTACGGAGGTTAGGAATGAGTTAATGGGGGATAACCAGAACAATGAGGTCTTGAAGACCTGGTCTGGAGACCCATGTTATCCTATTTCCTGGCACGGTCTATACTGTGAGGCCGTCAATAATTCCTTAGTCATCACTATATT GAATATTTCTTTCAGTAACTTCCAAGGACCACTCCCCCCCAGTATGGCTGAGCTGACCCACCTAAAGGAACT GAACGTGAGCAACAATGGCTTCACTGGCACCATCCCAGCATTTCCAGCTTCTTCCATGTTGACATCAGT GGATCTGAGCCACAATGATCTTACAGGGAATATTCCAGGATCTCTTATCTCCCTTCCGTATTTGGAAACACT GTACTTTGGATGCAATCCTCATTTTAGTCAACAGCTTCCTGCCAGCCTTAACAGTTCAACACTTACCACAGA TGATGGGATATGTGGCAGTCAAGGATCCTCACATGCAGTTCATCAAAGAGTCATTGGCGCAGTTGCAGGTGGATGTTCATTACTCGCTGTTGCAGTTGCAATTTTAGTTATTCGCTTTtacagaaaaaagagaaaattcgACAACGAAAGTCATCCGATGCCAAAGA ATTTAATATTTTCCTTGCCCAGCATTGATGATCTTTTTGTGAAGTCAATATCCATAGAGAACTTTACTCTGGAATCTATTGAAGCCGCCACACAGAACTACAAAACTTTGATAGGTGAAGGAGGTTTTGGAGCTGTCTATCGAGGTACTCTACCCGATGGTCAGGAAGTAGCGGTAAAAGTCCGTTCAGCCACTTCAACTCAAGGAACTCGTGAATTCGATAATGAG CTAAATCTTCTCTCAGCAATTCGGCATGGAAATTTGGTTCCACTCCTGGGCTACTGTTGTGAAAATGACCAACAAATTCTCGTGTATCCCTTCATGTCCAATGGCTCCCTGCAGGATTGCCTTTATG GGGAAGCGGCAAAACGAAGAACTCTGGACTGGCCAACTAGACTATCTATCGCTCATGGTGCTGCTCGAG GTTTGACGTATCTTCACACGTTTGCTGGGCGCTGTGTCATACATCGGGATGTGAAATCGAGTAACATACTCCTAGATCAAAGCATGTGCGCCAAGGTGGCAGACTTTGGTTTTTCAAAATATGCCCCTCAAGAAGGGGATAGTGGTGTTTCTCTGGAAGTAAGAGGGACAGCCGGATACTTGGATCCAGA GTACTATTCTACCCATCATTTATCTGCAAAGAGTGACGTCTTCAGCTTTGGTATTGTTCTGCTTGAAATGATAACAGGACGAGAGCCTCTCAACATCCACAGGCCACGGAATGAGTGGAGCTTGGTCGAATGG GCAAAACCGTTTATACGAAACTCAAGGATTGATGAAATCGTGGATCCTAGCATAAAGGGAGGGTACCACGCAGAGGCCATGTGgagagtggtggaggtggcacTAGCATGTATCGAGAACTTCTCTGCCAATAGACCATGCATGGTTGACATTGTCCGAGAGCTGGAGGATGCATTGATCATAGAGAACAATTCATCGGAATACTTGAATTCCATAAGCTTTGGAGTATCTAATGGCTTCTCCATAGAGAGGACAATCATCCATCCGCCGCCGACAACACCAGCAGAGGAATCCCCTATCCCTTCGCAGCCCGCTCCTCCACAACCAAGATAG